In Halorubrum sp. PV6, a single window of DNA contains:
- the ptsP gene encoding phosphoenolpyruvate--protein phosphotransferase — translation MRTLTGVGSTPLSGVGTARWYRPEADLTLPERPAPATVDGDAERARFAAARDAVRDDIREARDRAAARVGEEEAAVFEAHEQFLDDPELVDDIEAAMAEGTPAPHAVSDRFAAAIEQFEALDGPMAERADDLRDVRDRLLRALLDAAPGTDVADLPPGTVLLAERLTPSDTAALDPAAVAGIATVTGGRTAHAAIIARSLSIPAVVGVGESLRDVDAGTDLLVDGSDGRVVVDPDAATREQADTAATTPVPDRVSTADGVPITVAANVGSEAEVAPAAERGADGIGLFRTEFLFLDRESPPTEAEQYEAVTAALSAFPGEQVVVRTLDVGGDKRVPYLDLPAESNPFLGRRGIRLSLDDHRDLFETQLRALLRAAAHGGDADLAVMFPLVSRMTEVESALSAVDAVAADLEAEGVPHAIPDVGVMVETPAAVFLAGRLADAVDFLSIGTNDLTQYVMAADRENDGVAAYHDPLHPAVLRAVDRTTAAAAETDAWVGMCGEMAGDPALTELLVALGLDELSMSAVTVPAVKTRIRQIDSAAARARADEALACETRAEVVDVLGLDRD, via the coding sequence GTGAGGACGCTCACCGGCGTGGGCAGCACGCCCCTCTCGGGCGTCGGGACCGCGCGCTGGTATCGGCCCGAGGCCGACCTGACGCTCCCCGAGCGCCCCGCCCCCGCGACCGTCGACGGCGACGCCGAGCGCGCCCGGTTCGCCGCGGCCCGCGACGCGGTTCGCGACGACATCCGCGAGGCGCGCGACCGGGCGGCGGCGCGCGTCGGCGAGGAGGAGGCGGCGGTGTTCGAGGCCCACGAGCAGTTCCTCGACGACCCGGAGCTCGTCGACGACATCGAGGCGGCGATGGCCGAGGGGACGCCCGCGCCACACGCCGTGAGCGATCGGTTCGCGGCCGCTATCGAGCAGTTCGAGGCGCTCGACGGGCCGATGGCCGAGCGCGCCGACGACCTGCGAGACGTGCGAGACCGGCTCCTCCGTGCCCTGTTAGACGCCGCGCCGGGGACCGACGTCGCCGACCTCCCGCCGGGAACGGTGCTGTTAGCCGAGCGGCTCACCCCGAGCGACACCGCCGCGCTCGACCCGGCGGCCGTCGCGGGCATCGCGACCGTCACCGGCGGGCGGACCGCCCACGCGGCCATCATCGCGCGGTCGCTCTCGATCCCGGCGGTCGTCGGCGTCGGCGAGTCGCTCCGCGACGTCGACGCCGGAACCGACCTGCTCGTCGACGGGAGCGACGGGCGAGTCGTCGTCGATCCGGACGCGGCGACTCGCGAGCAAGCGGACACGGCGGCGACGACCCCGGTCCCGGACCGCGTGTCGACCGCGGACGGGGTTCCGATCACGGTCGCCGCGAACGTCGGGAGCGAGGCGGAGGTCGCCCCGGCGGCCGAGCGCGGCGCCGACGGAATCGGGCTGTTCCGGACGGAGTTCCTCTTTCTCGACCGCGAGTCGCCCCCGACCGAGGCGGAGCAGTACGAGGCCGTGACGGCCGCGCTGTCGGCGTTCCCCGGCGAGCAGGTCGTGGTCCGGACGCTTGACGTCGGCGGCGACAAGCGGGTGCCGTACCTCGATCTCCCCGCCGAGTCGAACCCCTTCCTCGGGCGTCGCGGGATCCGGCTCTCGCTGGACGACCACCGCGACCTCTTCGAGACGCAGCTGCGGGCGCTCCTGCGCGCGGCGGCCCACGGGGGCGACGCGGACCTCGCAGTCATGTTCCCGCTCGTCTCGCGGATGACGGAGGTCGAGTCGGCGCTCTCGGCGGTCGACGCGGTCGCCGCCGACCTCGAAGCGGAGGGCGTCCCCCACGCGATACCCGACGTGGGAGTGATGGTCGAGACCCCGGCCGCGGTGTTCCTCGCGGGCCGACTGGCGGACGCGGTCGACTTCCTGAGCATCGGGACGAACGACCTCACGCAGTACGTGATGGCCGCCGACCGCGAGAACGACGGGGTCGCCGCGTATCACGACCCGCTTCATCCGGCGGTGTTACGCGCCGTCGACCGGACGACGGCGGCCGCGGCGGAGACCGACGCGTGGGTCGGGATGTGCGGCGAGATGGCCGGCGATCCGGCGCTCACCGAGCTCCTCGTCGCCCTCGGGCTCGACGAGCTCAGCATGAGCGCGGTGACCGTCCCGGCGGTAAAGACCCGAATCCGCCAGATAGACTCGGCGGCGGCGCGGGCCCGCGCCGACGAGGCGCTCGCCTGCGAGACGCGGGCCGAGGTCGTCGACGTGCTGGGGCTCGACCGCGACTGA
- the yqeC gene encoding selenium cofactor biosynthesis protein YqeC — MDDVVAALDAARGTTCLVGAGGKKTTLYALADRLDRAVLTATVRIPIFDREVAAVRVTGDPVAALGDFDDRDAAFPLGLVPERERDDRYRGYDPSVVDDIGAAHDGPVLVKADGARTRLLKAPNEREPQVPAGADRVVPVASVGAVGEPLTAETVHRPERVAALTDAALGDEITPELVGRVLAHEDGGLRGVPAGATVIPLLNAVDDAADAAAARTVARVVRERATVSRVVLARMIDGEVVDVIE, encoded by the coding sequence ATGGACGATGTCGTCGCCGCCCTCGACGCGGCACGGGGGACGACCTGTCTCGTCGGGGCCGGCGGAAAGAAGACCACGCTCTACGCGCTCGCCGACCGCCTCGACCGGGCCGTGCTCACCGCGACGGTCCGGATCCCGATCTTCGACCGCGAGGTCGCCGCGGTGCGCGTCACCGGCGACCCGGTCGCCGCGCTGGGGGACTTCGACGACCGGGACGCCGCCTTCCCCCTCGGTCTGGTCCCGGAGCGCGAGCGCGACGACCGGTATCGGGGGTACGACCCGTCGGTCGTCGACGATATCGGGGCGGCACACGACGGTCCGGTCCTCGTGAAAGCCGACGGCGCGCGGACGCGACTTTTAAAGGCGCCGAACGAGCGCGAGCCACAGGTTCCGGCCGGCGCCGACCGCGTCGTCCCGGTCGCGAGCGTCGGCGCGGTCGGCGAGCCGTTGACGGCCGAGACCGTCCACCGCCCCGAGCGCGTCGCGGCGCTCACCGACGCCGCGCTCGGCGACGAGATCACGCCCGAACTCGTCGGCCGGGTCCTCGCTCACGAGGACGGCGGACTCCGAGGCGTCCCGGCGGGCGCGACCGTGATTCCCCTCCTGAACGCCGTCGACGACGCGGCCGACGCGGCGGCGGCGCGGACCGTCGCGCGGGTCGTCCGCGAGCGCGCGACCGTGTCGCGAGTCGTCCTCGCTCGGATGATCGACGGGGAGGTCGTCGACGTGATCGAGTGA
- a CDS encoding aldehyde ferredoxin oxidoreductase family protein, translating into MSVPDRMLRVDLSAERVRSEPVPEAWLARYVGGKGLGARYLYETPPGVDPSSSANRLAFLVGPLTGLLPGEPRYAAVTKSSLTGAFLDSYGGGSFAARLAGSLGGHLGVVIEGASDEPVTLSVADGTATIESAADLSGLDTAETDARFPDAAVACVGPAGEAGVRYATIASDGGDHHAGRGGAGAVMGAKGLKAVVARDAAPTVPAALREHRERAEEAFADSDGGRWLAAGDTLETVAFGDETGVLPTRGWQTRRFDGAEGLGVAAATERAVGRERPDDPVPGGFRVASERGKIESDDPADATATTVPRGGTPIALGAGLGIDDFDAVAALGGVCDRLGLDVISAGNAVAWAVRASDAGVIPPGDREVDDDLSFGDATAARRLIEDIAARSTPLGDALADGVAAAAARFGGTDLVPTVKGLELASYDPRGAATMALAFATGDRGGCHRRARPVETEAVADPRWTPTERAAVVADEQDRRAALWCLVGDDFLAESFGPDAAAEWLAALGDERDPTDLRALGERVWTLTRLYNLREGFDRSDDGLPEALTRATDGENESDGEAGDGLDPDAFEALLDRYYAYRGWDREGRPTAELLDRLDIGDLPDSATPVGSAAERPDAGRNDD; encoded by the coding sequence ATGTCCGTCCCCGACCGAATGCTGCGCGTCGATCTCTCCGCGGAGCGCGTGCGCAGCGAGCCGGTCCCCGAGGCGTGGCTCGCGCGCTACGTCGGCGGAAAGGGGCTCGGCGCCCGCTACCTCTACGAGACGCCGCCGGGCGTCGACCCGTCGTCATCGGCGAACCGGCTCGCGTTTCTCGTGGGACCGCTGACGGGGCTGTTGCCGGGCGAGCCGCGCTACGCGGCGGTGACGAAGTCCTCGCTCACGGGCGCGTTCCTCGACTCGTACGGGGGCGGGTCGTTCGCGGCCCGGCTCGCGGGGTCGCTCGGGGGCCACCTCGGCGTCGTGATCGAGGGGGCGAGCGACGAGCCGGTGACCCTCTCGGTCGCGGACGGCACGGCGACGATCGAGTCCGCGGCCGATCTCTCCGGGCTCGATACGGCCGAAACCGACGCGCGGTTCCCGGACGCCGCGGTCGCCTGCGTCGGGCCGGCCGGCGAAGCCGGCGTCCGGTACGCGACCATCGCGTCCGACGGCGGGGACCACCACGCCGGTCGGGGCGGCGCGGGCGCGGTGATGGGCGCGAAGGGGCTCAAAGCCGTCGTCGCGCGCGACGCGGCGCCGACGGTCCCGGCCGCGCTCCGCGAGCACCGGGAGCGCGCCGAGGAAGCCTTCGCCGACAGCGACGGCGGGCGCTGGCTCGCCGCCGGCGACACGCTGGAGACGGTGGCGTTCGGCGACGAGACGGGGGTCTTGCCGACCCGCGGCTGGCAGACCCGGCGCTTCGACGGGGCCGAGGGGCTCGGGGTGGCGGCGGCGACGGAGCGCGCGGTCGGTCGCGAGCGCCCCGACGACCCGGTGCCGGGCGGGTTCCGGGTCGCGAGCGAGAGGGGGAAAATCGAGAGCGACGACCCCGCCGACGCGACGGCGACGACCGTCCCCCGCGGGGGCACACCGATCGCGCTCGGGGCGGGGCTCGGGATCGACGACTTCGACGCGGTGGCGGCGCTCGGGGGCGTCTGTGACCGACTCGGGCTCGACGTGATCTCCGCCGGGAACGCCGTCGCGTGGGCGGTTCGCGCGAGCGACGCCGGCGTGATACCCCCCGGCGACCGCGAGGTCGACGACGACCTCTCGTTCGGCGACGCGACCGCGGCGCGGCGCCTGATCGAGGACATCGCGGCCCGGTCGACGCCCCTCGGCGACGCGCTCGCGGACGGGGTGGCGGCCGCCGCGGCCCGGTTCGGCGGGACCGACCTCGTCCCGACGGTGAAGGGGCTGGAACTCGCGTCGTACGACCCCCGCGGCGCGGCGACGATGGCGCTGGCGTTCGCCACGGGCGACCGGGGCGGCTGTCACCGTCGCGCTCGGCCGGTCGAGACCGAGGCGGTGGCCGACCCGAGGTGGACGCCGACCGAGCGCGCGGCCGTCGTCGCCGACGAGCAGGACCGGCGGGCCGCGCTCTGGTGTCTCGTCGGCGACGACTTCCTCGCCGAGAGCTTCGGACCGGACGCGGCCGCCGAGTGGCTCGCCGCTCTCGGCGACGAGCGCGACCCGACCGACCTCCGCGCGCTCGGCGAGCGGGTGTGGACGCTCACGCGCCTGTACAATTTGCGAGAGGGGTTCGACCGGAGCGACGACGGGCTTCCGGAGGCGCTGACCCGCGCGACCGATGGGGAAAACGAATCCGACGGCGAGGCGGGAGACGGTCTCGACCCCGACGCGTTCGAGGCGCTCCTCGACCGGTACTACGCGTACCGGGGGTGGGACCGCGAGGGGCGCCCGACGGCCGAGCTACTGGACCGACTCGACATCGGGGATCTGCCCGACTCGGCGACGCCGGTGGGGTCGGCGGCGGAGCGGCCGGACGCCGGTCGCAACGACGACTGA
- a CDS encoding redox-regulated ATPase YchF, whose protein sequence is MSYRIGLVGKPSVGKSTFFNAATMNDVPEGAYPFTTIDPTVGEAYVRVDCAAPEFDETCTPSVGVCREGTRFVPVKLVDVAGLVPGAHEGRGLGNQFLTDLNETDVLIHVVDFSGKTDIEGETTEGHDPREDIDFLEEELDEWYLDVLRKGLEKFETRYHGADAAIEAELADQMSAFGIDKDRMKQVILAEGLELDPETWDETDEADLAREIRKRTKPMVVAANKMDTPEAQANWDEITADPDYDHLSFVPASAHAEKALKNADEAGVVDYRPGESEFDVVGDVSGEQAAGLDQIAEFVDEYDGTGVQGALEEAVFDVLDCIAVFPGSANGSKDEKGVFRDCFILPEGSTTEDFAFHIHSDIGEGLLHGTDCRSGRQVGADHELSHRDVIELISTKQAAP, encoded by the coding sequence ATGAGTTACCGGATCGGTCTCGTCGGCAAGCCCTCGGTGGGGAAGTCGACGTTTTTCAACGCCGCGACGATGAACGACGTGCCCGAGGGCGCGTACCCGTTCACCACCATCGACCCGACCGTCGGCGAGGCGTACGTCCGCGTCGACTGTGCCGCCCCCGAGTTCGACGAGACGTGTACGCCGAGCGTCGGCGTCTGCCGCGAGGGAACCCGCTTCGTCCCCGTAAAACTCGTCGACGTCGCCGGGCTGGTTCCGGGCGCCCACGAGGGACGCGGCCTCGGTAACCAGTTCCTCACCGACCTCAACGAGACGGACGTGTTGATCCACGTCGTCGACTTCTCCGGCAAGACGGACATCGAGGGGGAGACGACTGAAGGCCACGACCCGCGCGAGGACATCGACTTCCTCGAAGAGGAGCTCGACGAGTGGTACCTCGACGTGCTCCGGAAGGGCCTCGAGAAGTTCGAGACGCGCTACCACGGCGCGGACGCGGCCATCGAGGCGGAGCTCGCCGACCAGATGTCGGCGTTCGGCATCGACAAGGACCGCATGAAACAGGTGATCCTCGCGGAGGGGCTCGAACTCGACCCCGAGACGTGGGACGAGACGGACGAGGCGGACCTCGCACGCGAGATCCGCAAGCGCACGAAGCCGATGGTCGTCGCCGCGAACAAGATGGACACGCCGGAAGCGCAGGCGAACTGGGACGAGATCACGGCCGACCCCGACTACGACCACCTCTCTTTCGTCCCGGCGAGCGCTCACGCCGAGAAGGCGCTTAAAAACGCCGACGAGGCCGGCGTCGTCGACTACCGCCCCGGCGAGAGCGAATTCGACGTCGTCGGCGACGTCTCCGGCGAGCAGGCGGCGGGCCTCGATCAGATAGCCGAGTTCGTCGACGAGTACGACGGCACCGGCGTGCAGGGCGCACTCGAAGAAGCCGTCTTCGACGTGCTCGACTGTATCGCCGTCTTCCCCGGCTCCGCGAACGGGAGCAAAGACGAGAAGGGCGTCTTCCGCGACTGCTTTATCCTCCCCGAGGGGTCGACGACCGAGGACTTCGCGTTCCACATCCACTCGGACATCGGCGAGGGGCTCCTCCACGGCACCGACTGCCGGAGCGGTCGGCAGGTCGGCGCGGACCACGAGCTCTCTCACCGCGACGTGATCGAACTGATCTCGACGAAGCAGGCGGCCCCGTAA
- a CDS encoding universal stress protein has translation MALYDRLLVPTDGSPEGRRAIAHALDLASFHGAAVHTLYVVDTARYVGTPMERSWEGVGDLLRDDAAEAVAEVASFAAATDIDVETAVVEGPPSAAIVDYAERTDCDLIVMGTHGRGGINRLLLGSVAEKVVRGSAVPVLTVRLTGEESAAESGTASATETDPASATETDSTSATNTAAAGRERDASPTRKPSGEGDAEAASEG, from the coding sequence ATGGCGTTATACGATCGGCTCCTCGTTCCGACCGACGGCTCCCCCGAGGGGCGGCGGGCAATCGCACACGCCCTCGACCTCGCGTCGTTCCACGGAGCGGCCGTTCACACCCTCTACGTCGTCGACACGGCGAGGTACGTGGGAACGCCGATGGAGCGCTCCTGGGAGGGGGTCGGCGACCTGCTCCGGGACGACGCGGCCGAGGCGGTCGCCGAAGTGGCGTCGTTCGCGGCCGCGACCGACATCGACGTCGAAACGGCGGTCGTCGAAGGGCCCCCGAGCGCGGCTATCGTCGACTACGCGGAGCGCACCGACTGCGATCTGATCGTGATGGGGACGCACGGCCGCGGTGGGATCAACCGGCTACTGCTCGGGAGCGTCGCGGAGAAAGTGGTTCGCGGATCGGCCGTACCCGTCCTCACGGTGCGGCTGACCGGCGAGGAGTCGGCGGCCGAGAGCGGGACCGCGAGCGCGACGGAAACGGATCCCGCGAGCGCGACGGAAACGGATTCCACGAGTGCGACGAACACCGCAGCGGCCGGCCGCGAACGCGACGCGTCGCCCACGCGAAAGCCGAGCGGCGAAGGCGACGCGGAGGCGGCAAGCGAGGGGTAA
- a CDS encoding biotin--[acetyl-CoA-carboxylase] ligase, giving the protein MDTRRALLDALAAGPVAGPALADDLDVSRAAVWKAVESLREEGFAVESTPDGYVAPEAPGYSAAGIEFGLDAPYEVEYHDRIGSTNERARELAAAGADGIAVVADEQTGSRGRLDREWVAPSGGVWLSLAVRPDVPPARAPLFTLAAAVATAEACRDAGVDAHIKWPNDVLVGHAASEAGGRGGRKVAGILTEMEGEADRVSWLVAGVGVNANVATDALPADAAALAAEVGEPIDRRRFAATLLERFAALTETPDRMDRILPAWREFASTLGRRVRVDTPSGPVTGTAVDVEAPGALVVETAEGTRRVHAGDCEHLRDAGD; this is encoded by the coding sequence ATGGACACGCGTCGCGCGCTGCTCGACGCTCTCGCCGCCGGCCCCGTCGCCGGCCCCGCCCTCGCCGACGACCTCGACGTGTCGCGGGCGGCGGTCTGGAAGGCGGTGGAATCGCTCCGGGAGGAGGGGTTCGCGGTCGAGTCGACGCCTGACGGCTACGTCGCGCCCGAGGCCCCCGGCTACTCCGCGGCCGGCATCGAGTTCGGGCTCGACGCCCCCTACGAGGTCGAGTACCACGACCGGATCGGGTCGACGAACGAGCGCGCCCGCGAACTGGCGGCAGCAGGGGCCGACGGCATCGCGGTCGTCGCCGACGAGCAGACGGGCAGCCGCGGCCGCTTAGACCGCGAGTGGGTCGCGCCGAGCGGGGGCGTCTGGCTCTCGCTCGCGGTCCGCCCCGACGTGCCGCCGGCCCGCGCTCCCCTGTTCACTCTCGCGGCCGCGGTCGCGACCGCCGAGGCCTGTCGAGACGCCGGCGTCGACGCCCACATCAAGTGGCCGAACGACGTTCTCGTCGGCCACGCTGCGAGCGAGGCCGGCGGTCGGGGCGGTCGCAAGGTCGCCGGGATTCTCACCGAGATGGAGGGAGAGGCCGACCGGGTCTCGTGGCTCGTCGCCGGGGTCGGCGTCAACGCCAACGTCGCGACCGACGCGCTCCCCGCCGACGCGGCCGCCCTCGCGGCCGAGGTAGGCGAACCGATCGACAGGCGACGGTTCGCCGCGACCCTGCTCGAGCGCTTCGCGGCGCTCACCGAGACGCCGGACCGGATGGACCGAATCCTCCCGGCGTGGCGCGAGTTCGCGAGCACGCTGGGGCGCCGGGTCCGCGTCGACACGCCGAGCGGCCCGGTGACGGGCACCGCGGTCGACGTTGAAGCGCCCGGCGCACTCGTCGTGGAGACCGCCGAGGGGACCCGGCGCGTCCACGCCGGCGACTGCGAACACCTGCGCGACGCCGGGGACTAA
- a CDS encoding 2Fe-2S iron-sulfur cluster-binding protein, with the protein MTRDADETVSLTVLHGDDRTELSVEPGASLRQVLIDANLSPYAPATRRLNCGGRGLCATCGVRIRDECPPDHWHDRLAARFGYPRLSCQVTVEEPMTVELVEKVVWGSRERSDEGA; encoded by the coding sequence ATGACCCGAGACGCCGACGAGACCGTGTCGCTGACCGTCCTCCACGGCGACGACCGGACGGAGCTGTCGGTCGAGCCTGGGGCGTCGCTCCGTCAGGTGCTGATCGACGCGAACCTGTCCCCGTACGCCCCCGCGACCCGCCGGCTGAACTGCGGCGGAAGGGGGCTCTGTGCGACCTGCGGCGTCCGGATTCGCGACGAGTGTCCGCCGGACCACTGGCACGACCGGCTGGCGGCGCGGTTCGGGTACCCGCGGCTCTCCTGTCAGGTGACCGTCGAGGAACCCATGACGGTCGAACTGGTGGAGAAGGTGGTGTGGGGGTCGCGGGAGCGGTCGGACGAGGGCGCGTGA
- a CDS encoding DMT family transporter → MNLRNVISTPESIVAAFVLLATLWGSSFVAIEAGLHYFPPLLFAGVRYAIAGAIVLGFAAVTSGRTLPRRRDEWLGIAVAGAFVIAAYHGLLYVAELHVTGAVAAVIVSLSPVLTATFAALVLPNERLGPVEIGGFALGILGVVVIADPLGAGTGSAALFGVGLAFAGAVSFSLGAVLLRPLRTDFPIAALQGWAMVAGAGALFVGAAALGESPAAIVWNVTSVASLSYLTLLSGVVAFLIYFALLDEVGPTQLHLVGYAEPVVAAVGSWALLGSLIEAEALVGFVAILAGFAMLERHEIAAYVGVENPFRAH, encoded by the coding sequence ATGAATCTGCGGAACGTTATTTCCACGCCCGAATCGATCGTCGCGGCGTTCGTCCTCCTCGCGACGCTGTGGGGCAGTTCCTTCGTCGCCATCGAGGCCGGCCTCCACTACTTTCCCCCGCTTCTGTTCGCCGGGGTCCGATACGCCATCGCCGGCGCCATCGTCTTAGGCTTCGCCGCGGTGACGAGCGGGAGAACCCTCCCCCGCCGCCGCGACGAGTGGCTCGGTATCGCCGTCGCGGGCGCGTTCGTCATCGCGGCCTACCACGGCCTGTTGTACGTCGCCGAACTCCACGTCACGGGCGCGGTCGCCGCCGTGATCGTAAGCCTCTCTCCGGTGTTGACCGCCACGTTCGCGGCGCTCGTCCTCCCGAACGAGCGGCTCGGCCCCGTCGAAATCGGCGGGTTCGCGCTCGGGATCCTCGGCGTCGTCGTGATCGCCGACCCGCTGGGCGCCGGGACCGGCAGCGCCGCCCTGTTTGGGGTCGGCCTCGCGTTCGCGGGCGCCGTCTCGTTCTCGCTCGGCGCGGTGCTGCTCCGCCCGCTCCGGACCGACTTCCCGATCGCCGCGCTCCAGGGCTGGGCGATGGTCGCCGGCGCCGGGGCGCTCTTCGTCGGCGCCGCCGCGCTCGGCGAGTCGCCCGCTGCGATCGTCTGGAACGTCACCTCCGTGGCGTCGCTGTCGTATCTCACCCTGCTGTCCGGCGTCGTCGCCTTCCTCATCTACTTCGCGCTGCTCGACGAGGTCGGGCCGACGCAGCTCCACCTCGTCGGCTACGCGGAGCCGGTCGTCGCCGCGGTCGGCAGTTGGGCGCTGCTCGGCAGCCTGATCGAGGCAGAGGCGCTCGTCGGCTTCGTCGCGATCCTCGCCGGGTTCGCGATGCTCGAACGCCACGAGATCGCCGCGTACGTCGGCGTGGAGAATCCCTTCCGGGCGCACTGA
- a CDS encoding Lrp/AsnC family transcriptional regulator encodes MDERDVRLLKAISDLGTGSPERLHEETDIPVSTIHYRLNNLRDAGVIENDLYDFDHEALGLGVTVIVEVLADYEGPYDAFAEELLAVEGVTEAFFTMGETDFVVLARLSSSDTVERLISDFEAIPQVERTNSTFTIATLRDESRAPATYDLDTLIKELTE; translated from the coding sequence ATGGACGAGCGCGACGTGCGGCTGTTGAAGGCGATTTCGGATCTCGGCACCGGGAGTCCGGAGCGGCTTCACGAGGAGACCGACATCCCGGTGTCGACGATCCACTACCGGCTGAACAACTTGCGAGACGCCGGCGTGATCGAAAACGACCTCTACGATTTCGACCACGAGGCGCTCGGTCTCGGCGTCACCGTTATCGTCGAGGTGCTCGCCGACTACGAGGGCCCCTACGACGCGTTCGCCGAGGAACTGCTCGCGGTCGAAGGGGTCACCGAGGCCTTCTTCACCATGGGCGAGACGGATTTCGTCGTCCTCGCGCGGCTCTCCTCGTCGGACACCGTCGAACGGCTCATCAGCGACTTCGAGGCCATCCCGCAGGTCGAGCGGACGAACTCGACGTTTACCATCGCCACCCTGCGCGACGAGTCGCGCGCGCCGGCGACGTACGACCTCGACACGCTGATCAAGGAGCTGACCGAGTAG
- a CDS encoding phosphate-starvation-inducible PsiE family protein, whose translation MDDSPATDRSTDSGPPAETDGAPVSRSRSDRVSDATSWFVHGVELAAAALFALLFGIGVVDLALQIAESVPTGEITDPNVVIGFIETGLLLLIIVEVYQTVVAYIEQSNTRRIVRLVIYTGVIAMVRKVIIFRTTEYATPRDALFAALAYGIVIVGLVALLYVERSVGPSLTD comes from the coding sequence ATGGACGACTCGCCCGCAACCGACCGCTCGACCGACTCGGGTCCACCCGCCGAGACCGACGGCGCGCCCGTCTCGCGCTCGCGCAGCGACCGGGTCTCCGACGCGACGAGCTGGTTCGTCCACGGCGTCGAACTCGCCGCCGCGGCGCTTTTCGCCCTTCTCTTCGGCATCGGCGTCGTCGACCTCGCCCTCCAGATCGCGGAGTCCGTCCCGACCGGGGAGATCACGGACCCGAACGTGGTCATCGGGTTCATCGAGACGGGGCTGCTCCTGTTGATCATCGTCGAGGTGTACCAGACGGTCGTCGCCTACATCGAACAGAGCAACACCCGCCGGATCGTCCGGCTGGTGATCTACACCGGCGTCATCGCCATGGTCCGGAAGGTGATCATCTTCCGCACCACGGAGTACGCCACGCCGCGGGACGCGCTCTTCGCCGCCCTCGCCTACGGAATCGTGATCGTCGGGCTCGTCGCGCTCCTGTACGTCGAGCGGTCGGTCGGCCCGTCGCTCACCGACTGA